In Aspergillus oryzae RIB40 DNA, chromosome 6, one genomic interval encodes:
- a CDS encoding sulfotransferase family protein (predicted protein) produces the protein MPSHCPDESARARVKQDRDRLYVSTIHRSSFRILTAVAIKKALLKLGYSDVYHGYTAATENPRDCEMWLDAMAAKWDGVGKPFGRTEWDQLLGHCQAVTDIPAAVFAKELIEAYPEAKVILTNRNAEEWHR, from the exons ATGCCGTCGCACTGTCCCGATGAAAGTGCTCGTGCTCGGGTTAAGCAGGACAGGGACAGATTGTATGTTAGCACCATTCACCGCTCAAGTTTCCGTATCCTGACCGCCGTAGCGATTAAGAAGGCTTTACTTAAGCTAGGCTATTCAGATGTATATCATGGCTACACCGCTGCGACGGAGAATCCCCGAGACTGTGAGATGTGGCTGGACGCAATGGCCGCGAAGTGGGACGGGGTAGGGAAGCCTTTCGGCAGAACGGAATGGGACCAACTTCTTGGTCATTGCCAA GCAGTGACCGATATACCCGCCGCAGTCTTCGCCAAAGAACTGATTGAAGCATACCCCGAAGCGAAAGTCATACTAACAAATCGCAACGCTGAAGAATGGCACAGGTGA